The Vespa velutina chromosome 2, iVesVel2.1, whole genome shotgun sequence sequence GAGGACACAAGGTTTTCCCTATGTTGTTCTTTTTCGTGCGCATATTTTTTTAAGCTGGTTTCTTACACCTTGTTCGTCCagctttaaaaaataatcgaatggTGTTTTACTCTAccctcttattttttattaaattcaaacatAAAATAGTTCGTAagttttatatcaaatatagcAATGTCTAACATCAATATGATGCATATACACGAATATTCACAGAAGGAAGAATATCAAATACTTTAaggttaataatttttatttatctctatgtaaagtcaaatttaatttttatacagtCGATAGAATTTTTTCTGAAGAACTATTAATGGGACAaaaatagggagagagagagagagatcttccttgtttagaatttttcacttttataaaatttaatttttttttttttttattctgctACAAGAAACATTAAAACCATTGAGTTTGGGCATGATTTCAAAAAACATTTAAGAAATCATTGTATTGCAGTCaactttttgtatatatatatatatatattttttttttttataatctagtAGGGCattgataatttcaatgaCCACActgtaacaaaatataatcttatgaaaattaaatataatatattatacatgaaAATGCTTTTCTCTTACCTagtataaaggtaataaagttataataatgGTTATAGATAGTGGTTTAGCCAAATATGGAAAGAGGTCCTCGAACTCATAAAGTTTAAGAACCGCTGATTTATGAAAAGATGAAaggaatttttaatgttttataaatatatttggaaTCATTCCATCATATTATTAACTTATTCGCGTTCCAAAcggagtatatatatatatatgtattatatatattatatatattcttgaaGAGTTGGAACAGAACGAAGAgtgtatacataatatacatagtCAAAAAATTGGCAATATGAATAAGAGTGTGAAATATCGTAAGTAAGGTTTGTACGTCATCTTTGATTTATTAGCAATGCGTTTCGCATACGAATgacattattttacaaatcatTGAGCTTTCcgtttatttttcgtttaccATTAATAATCGACATATGATAAAtgtcgtaaaatattatttaccattattattgtaattatttaattaatccaaGTCTTGTCAATTTTTAATAGCATTaaaataatgcaataataaaatGCATTGGTAGatgatgtaataattttatttatgaaaatcttAAAAATGATCTTAAATGGGTAGATCGCGATGAACTGTATTAAAACATGgcaaacaataataaggattgCTAGTACAATTTCCACAAAATgttgttactttttttgtacgattttttgcaaattctCGACCAAATTTCTTCACATTTTCTTCATAGCATCTTTTACATCGTCGTCTAGTTTGCCGTGCACTTCCATTTTTGCTCTGTATTTCATGATGCCTTCTAATGGTAAGTTGCATTCTAGGCAAAGATGTGTCAGTATTATTTAGATGTTCCGTCAATTGTTTAACTAATTTTTGTCGGAATTCCAAAATAGATATAcgattgtttattatattattatgcatTATCCAAGCATTTATTACAGaggtattaaataaaagttcgAAGGCCAGTCTTTTATACCATTTCTGGCCTTTTCTCAATGGACTGAGATATGATGTCATGTGATCGGATAAATCAACATATGATTTACTGATATTATAATCTGCAATAATTTTTggtttaatacaattattccTTCGGCCATTAACTGTAACCATTTCTGTAGAATGTTTAGTTGAAAGCATGAGTACATTCCGTTTATCCTTCCATTTCAAAATAGTTATACCATTTTTATGTTCTCTTGCAATTATTTCACCCCTTTGTAGCTTTTTTGACAATATGTCTTTTGGAATGTCGCGACGATTAACTTGAAGAATTCCAATCGAATGTGTATCAACGGAAAGTAATTTTTCAGCTAAAGCAATACttgtatatcttttatctGTACATAATGTATGTccaagatttattatattttgacaTAGAGACATTACAACACTTATGGGTGTCGTTTCTTCTGTATTTGTAGTTTTCCCTGCATATACTTGAAAAGAATTTGTATATCCAGATGTGCTGCataacttaaatatttttatatattgtctaAATATAATTCGTCCACGGAATGGGATAATAGATTCATCAATACAAACAGTTTCACTAggattataatattctttaaaatttttatttaatgtatcaATCAACGTTTGTAACTTATACAATAAGTTATTTGGATTACTAATTTGCTCATTGTCTGCAAAGTGAAGCATTctcaataatatttcaaatcgattGCGAGACATAACAGTACGTGGAAAACTTTGAGCAAATAAAACATCTTTCGTCCAGTAAAGTTGTATAGTTGGAAGTTTTACCAATCCCATCCACATAATTAAACCAAAGAGCTGTTTAATTTCATGTATATTAGTGGGAATCCATTTACTCAATCGCTCGGATTGATTTCTTTCCATCATTTGGTTTGCGTAAAGATTAGTTTGATTTACAATCATCTggattatttcttcatttaaaaataatgagtAAAAATCTATTGGTGAATTACATTctaaaactttattatttgttacatTGATACCAGGTATGCCggaaaaagatttcaaattgGGTTGATTGCCAATTGGATTAAACCATATTTGATTGCTATTATTGCTATCTGCATACCAGTCACTTTCATGTTCACTCTCAGTTTCATCATCAGATATGACTCTACAACGTTTAATTGTAGATGATTTGTATATTTCACTTGATGAATCACTCAAAACTTCTTCAGATGACATATGTATTTctgacaatgaaaataattttacaatacaaTGGTATAATATATGTGCGTAAAAAAATCTGACTGTTATATTGCTCAACAAGTAAAGttcaataattacgataaaaaacaaaatgatacgGTATAAATGTTTGTTACACAATTTCTCTTCTGTTTATGGTGCAACGGGCATCGATGGGGAAcagacaaataaatatattacatatcatATTTTCATGCAATTTAATACTGTAATTCAATTcagttttctattattcttttttaatacaagtaaataatataatccatGTGACATGGACTGTCAAAATAGGCATGGCGGTCAATCTGTTAATATCGACGTTTCCAACTGTTTTTAGTGAATTGTCGGTAACATAGGTTGTGATATCtaagagataaatattaagCAGCATTAAATCTATGTTATATCTTATCCATGGCAAAACCCTTCTAAAAAATCGAGCCCTTGTGCTTTGTGATTCTAGGATGGAAGGAGATGTAGGTGTAGACATGTAGGTGATAGCAAAATGTAACTATGTATTTGTCAATGATAGTAATATGAATGGTAATTGAATAGAAGGACCTGTCAAGATATGTTCTTTTAACGTGGGTGTTTCAAAATAACAGGAAAAATTgtgtataaattttctttattaaatattaacataattcattttcaattaattaatataaatctaaataataatataatctttgtaagagtatattatttttttttctttaatttaatcataaattttgAAGTTATTATAGAATACTTaagaagtattatttttttcttgttttaattaatttaatttataaaaaaaaaaaaaaaagaaaacaaaaaaaaaaaacaaaaaaaaatgtacaatcttattgtatatataaaattaaaaaaatattcaatttatgtcaaattatattttattgatttaatcattttttagacttgaaagaattttattattcttgatattaacttaaatcatttatcaattattacagAATTTCATCAAAAGAGTGTTTTACAAAGACATTTATAATGTCTTCGGTTCAACGAGCTTTTGCTCATAAATTGAGCAAACAGCATGCAGCGGATGTAAGACGACAAATTGCTATTTCTACCTCATATTCACGAGATTTATCAAAAAGTGGTAGTAGTATTTCAGGTTTTTCTTCTACTGTAagttctctttcattttaattatatcataagaTACTTTTTAAGGTGTAACTGagatctgtttttttttttttcttaatttaaagATGTCTTTGTGCGAAGTATTAGAGCCATTAGATTATGAAGAATTTCTTGTACAACATCAATCAGTTTTAGACAGAGATCCATTACGACCAATATTAGATTTTCCTCTTGGAGATGTCGAACTTAGAATTGTCAAACGAAAAATTCGTACGGAAGAACCAATAGTGCCATATGAATTATTGTAAGTATTTAAGATaactttaaaattatattgatagaaaattatatgatttaaattaCAGGGATACAGTATCACCTTATGTTAGAAGATGTATTGAAAGTTTTACTTCAGATTGGGTTATGgtacatagaaaatataaaggaagagTATCTCCTATTGCTAGAGATAGATTACTTCAAGATACCCCTAGACAAGATTTTGAGGTAATTTAATATAaccataatttttattagtataaacattttaagataagaatttattgtatTGAGTAGGTAGATCAAGAAGATACAAATTGTTCTGGATCAccgaatgaagaagaagatttatCAAATTGTGGAGATACACCAAGAGGTTCCTGGGCAAGTTTGGATTTAAGACATTCTCAACATGATCCACTTCTTCCAAGCTTATTGGATAGAGTATGTCCAGAAACGATTGATCAAATGAATGAACAAAAACGTTCTGAGGATAGACAAgttagtaataaaattaaaaaaaaaaaaaaaatatatatatatatatatatatatataataatattatcaaataatatattgaaagataTTGAGATGAGATTAATTTTAGGAagctttatttcctttatatgCTCTTCCAACTTCTCCTGATGATGAATGGCAAGAAATTAGTGCTGCACCTGAACCATCTGAtcctttttctcataaaattcTTGTAAAATGTCTTCAATTAAAATTGGAGTTGGAAGTTGAACCAATATTTGCTAGTCTTGCATTATATGATGccagagagaagaagaaggtaaatattagatatattttaatattcagtCATTAAtaggtaatataattttatttttatattttaggtgtcagaaaatttttatgtagATATGAATTCAGAAGGTTTAAAAAGAATGCTTGGAGGACATATAGTTTACAGTGATGCTAGTACATTAGCCAGAAGTTGCGTTATGAGTATTAGTAAACCAAGTCCAGATTTATTTTTGGTTGTCAGACTTGAAAAAGTATTACAAGGTGATATTTCAGAGTGTGCAGAACCATATTTACGTGAGGataaaaacaaggaaaaagtaattttattcgtaatataaattttataaaaaatgaatttacgtttgaattaataattttcaaaaatattaaaaaaattacgtaCATAGGTAAAAGCAGCTGCTGTAGCAGCATGCGAACGATTGGGTCGTTACAGGATGCCCTTTGCATGGACTGCAATTCATTTATCTGGAGTTataggtggtggtggtggcgatACAGATAGCACCGGCAGTGCAGGCTCATTAGACAGAAAATCAGGTGGTTTAGAACAATGGCGAAAAAAGGTAGAAACTCCAACTCGACGTGGTTCTTTAGAAAGACGTAGTTCTGATAAAAGAAGGAGTTGGTCACCTGACGATTTTGCTAATTGTCTTGATACTTTCAGGTACATtgtaaaaatctatttttgttttttatttttttaatttttttttttttgttaatatatgtaaaattaaaataattaaaacttttacTTTGATTTATTCTAGACCTATTACATTAACAGTTTCAAGTTTTTTCAAACAAGAAAGTGAACGACTTAGAGATgaagatttatataaacttttagtCGAATTACGACGTCCAGGTTCTAAtttgaaacgattaaaatgtaTACCAGGCATTTTAAAATTAGATCTTAGTCCCAGACCCGAGGAATTACCTAGATGTCTTGATCCTGATCTTAGAAGATTGATACCATATCCTGACGAAAAAAGTCGGCCTGTAAAAGAAATACTTGAATTTCCTAGTGAAGTTATTTCGCCAGATTTAACATACCGTAATCTACTCTACGTTTATCCAAAGGTTTTTAATatgactttttatttaatcaataatacaaagaaagaaagaaatattaaattatgtgaattatatattatactttatttttgtatGTAGGAGGTAAACTTTAGTTCTAGAACAGGTTCAGCACGCAATATAACTGTTCGTATTCAGCTTATGGGTGGTGAACAAGAAGCAGATGCATTAACAGCTATATTTGGAAGATCTTCTTGTCCTGAAATGACACATGAATGTTTCACATCCGTTTCCTATCACAATAAAAATCCAAACTTTTATGATGAAATAAAGATCAGACTTCCTGCTGATTTAGGTGCTAAACATCATTTattgtttactttttatcatattagTTGTCAGAAGAAAGCTGAACAACCGAATGTTGAAACGGCCGTAGCTTATACggtaaatatgatttattagaTGAACAGTAAAATagaattacataaaatatacacaAGAAACTACATTTATTTTAGTGGCTACCACTTTTAAGAGATGGACATCTTCAATCTGGTGAATTCAGTTTACCTGCAATGTTAGATCCACCTCCAgcaaattattcttatattgcCCCTGATGTTCTATTACCAGGAACTAGATGGGTAGATGCTCATAGAGGAGTTTTTACAGTTATATTAGAGCCAGTGTCCAGTGTACATCCGCaggataaatatattgataggtaatgtaataattacgattattaaacttaaatgtattttcaatCCTATGAATAGAATAATCTTGTAAAAATTGATTACAGATTTTTATCGCTTTGTGGCTTTTTGGAAACTGGACAAGTACCACCACGTATTGGAGAGGCAGGAATGGAATCTGAGTTAAAGTCAGCTCTTATGGAATTAGCACGAGCTTCTCCTTCTGCCTTGGTTCGCTCGTTGCCACAATTGTTAGATCAGTTAATCGCACTTTTAGTGCGACCACCTACTTTACCATCTCAGTCATTAAACGTAGCAGCTACTATTTTCGAAGCTCTAGGTCTTTTAGTTCgcaatataacaaatttaccGGATGGTCAAGTGGATGCACATGGAAGACATGCATTATTAGCTACATACATAGCATACCAATGTTCATTACCTTCAACATCTCAAACCCCAGGAGTCATGAGAGCTCAAAGTAATCCTGATTTGCCTGTGGAGGATTTAGAAATGGAAGTACATTCTCGAGGGCTAGATAGAACGGCATCAATGAGACAGGAATCTCCATCAATAAACAGTCAACCATCTAGAAGATTACTGCACGAAGAAATAGCATTACATTGGGTGGTTTCAACGGGACAGGCACGAGAATTAGCCATAACTCATTCTTGGTTTTTCTTAGAATTAATAGTACGTTCTATGGTTGTAACATTGTCGGAATTGGGTATATTGGAAGCACCAAGAAAATCAAGATTTTCACCACAATTTTGTGACGATATAGCAACACTTGCTGCAGCTCTAACATCAGAAGTTATTTCTCGTtgtggaaaagaaaatcgcGTAGCATCGAACTTAGTTTCAAGTCTTGGCAATTTTCTGTCTGATTTATTATCGGTCATGGATAGGGGATTTGTATTATCTCTCGTTCGTGCTACATGTTGTTCTTTGTCAGATGCGTCCATGCATATTCCTGACTCTGCTGCTCTTTTTGCATTGAAACTTGATCTAGTAAGAACAGTATGTTCGCACGAACATTACGTAGCTCTGAATCTTCCATTTGGTACCGGATATACATCAGGATCCGCTCCAGCATCTCCTAGTCCATCCACTGGTAGTTCTGGAAGTTTAATATCTACTCTTGTTCCTGGAGATCGAGCTAGATTCTCTGAATTGAGTCAAGAATTTCGACAACAGCATTTTCTAGTTGGACTAGTTTTATCCGATTTGGCTAACACTTTGGAAATACCAAATCCAATGTTACAAAACAAGGCCATTGGCACAATTCGTTATCTTATGGGTTGTCATGATGTCGATCCTAGATATTCTGAACCTGCAGCTAAAGCTAGAGTTGCTGCTTTGTATCTTCCTCTTCTGTGCATTATTATGGATGCTTTGCCTCAATTATATCATTGGGATTCTAAAGATAAAAGCGTTTATCCAGACGAATCTGGATCTATTACGCAATCGGTTGCATTGGCCATAGCTGGCGGAGCCTCTGCTGATACAGCAGGATCACAATGTCGTGTTTCCTTAAGTTCAGAAGCAACAAGGCATCTTTTAATGTGTGCCTTGTGGATACTTAAAGGCTTAGAGAGAAGTGCACTTGGACAATGGTGTTCGGAATTAAGTTCTAGACGCGTTTTAAGTATATTACAAGTTCTAAATATTGCGACGGCAGCTTTTGAATACAAAGGTAAAAAAGCTTTGAAAAGATTGCCTCCACAAGCTGCAGCTACTAGCGATATTCGTTCAAGATTGGAAGATGTTATACTCGGTCAGGGTAGTGCTAGAAGCGAAATGATGTTGCgcagaaaagaaagagcaagTGGCGATAAATTGAGATGGAGAAAAGATCAAATGCCTTATAggtaaaattgaatttaaatataatatatagagtatttttttttttgtccattTCATTactaatataaacaatattattaaaatattttaaagatcgTGCGAACAACCAGAGGGAAGAGCAGTGGAGCAAGATGCTCACATAGAAGGTGCCTTAGCAGCTGAAGCTTCACT is a genomic window containing:
- the LOC124947329 gene encoding dedicator of cytokinesis protein 7 isoform X3, whose translation is MLYLIHGKTLLKNRALVLCDSRMEGDVGVDIISSKECFTKTFIMSSVQRAFAHKLSKQHAADVRRQIAISTSYSRDLSKSGSSISGFSSTMSLCEVLEPLDYEEFLVQHQSVLDRDPLRPILDFPLGDVELRIVKRKIRTEEPIVPYELLDTVSPYVRRCIESFTSDWVMVHRKYKGRVSPIARDRLLQDTPRQDFEVDQEDTNCSGSPNEEEDLSNCGDTPRGSWASLDLRHSQHDPLLPSLLDRVCPETIDQMNEQKRSEDRQEALFPLYALPTSPDDEWQEISAAPEPSDPFSHKILVKCLQLKLELEVEPIFASLALYDAREKKKVSENFYVDMNSEGLKRMLGGHIVYSDASTLARSCVMSISKPSPDLFLVVRLEKVLQGDISECAEPYLREDKNKEKVKAAAVAACERLGRYRMPFAWTAIHLSGVIGGGGGDTDSTGSAGSLDRKSGGLEQWRKKVETPTRRGSLERRSSDKRRSWSPDDFANCLDTFRPITLTVSSFFKQESERLRDEDLYKLLVELRRPGSNLKRLKCIPGILKLDLSPRPEELPRCLDPDLRRLIPYPDEKSRPVKEILEFPSEVISPDLTYRNLLYVYPKEVNFSSRTGSARNITVRIQLMGGEQEADALTAIFGRSSCPEMTHECFTSVSYHNKNPNFYDEIKIRLPADLGAKHHLLFTFYHISCQKKAEQPNVETAVAYTWLPLLRDGHLQSGEFSLPAMLDPPPANYSYIAPDVLLPGTRWVDAHRGVFTVILEPVSSVHPQDKYIDRFLSLCGFLETGQVPPRIGEAGMESELKSALMELARASPSALVRSLPQLLDQLIALLVRPPTLPSQSLNVAATIFEALGLLVRNITNLPDGQVDAHGRHALLATYIAYQCSLPSTSQTPGVMRAQSNPDLPVEDLEMEVHSRGLDRTASMRQESPSINSQPSRRLLHEEIALHWVVSTGQARELAITHSWFFLELIVRSMVVTLSELGILEAPRKSRFSPQFCDDIATLAAALTSEVISRCGKENRVASNLVSSLGNFLSDLLSVMDRGFVLSLVRATCCSLSDASMHIPDSAALFALKLDLVRTVCSHEHYVALNLPFGTGYTSGSAPASPSPSTGSSGSLISTLVPGDRARFSELSQEFRQQHFLVGLVLSDLANTLEIPNPMLQNKAIGTIRYLMGCHDVDPRYSEPAAKARVAALYLPLLCIIMDALPQLYHWDSKDKSVYPDESGSITQSVALAIAGGASADTAGSQCRVSLSSEATRHLLMCALWILKGLERSALGQWCSELSSRRVLSILQVLNIATAAFEYKGKKALKRLPPQAAATSDIRSRLEDVILGQGSARSEMMLRRKERASGDKLRWRKDQMPYRSCEQPEGRAVEQDAHIEGALAAEASLVVLDTLEAVVQADGGGGAVVGAVLKVLLRALARNQSTSVLQHMFNTQRALVFKYHSALFDEESERCGDLCLTLLTRCSSPLSAIRSHAAASLYLLMRQNFEIGNNFARVKMQVTTSLSALVGRGRAPSEGALRRALKTVLVYAERDTELADTSFPEQVKDLLFNLHMILSDTVKMKEFQEDPEMLLDLMYRIAKGYQGSPDLRLTWLANMAQQHMERKNHTEAAMCLVHSAALVAEYLHLLEPGGGGRPVGAVALSPVTPNALEESAVGDDVLARREEGLCLGPDFSESGLAGLLEHAASSFQAAGMYEAIPDVYRVLLPIAEAAHDYKKLANIHGKLHEAYTRVEQLAGKRVFGTYFRVGFYGARFGDLAGEEFVYKEPTLTKLPEIFSRLENFYAERFGAENIVIIKDSNPVDPTKLEPDKAYVQITYVEPYFELHELRHRPTVFHRNFNIKRFVYATPFTPGGKAHGELREQCKRKTILTVATHFPYLKTRIRVVARKQIVLSPIEVAIEDIQKKTAEVAAATAQEPPDAKMLQMVLQGCIGTTVNQGPAEVAVVFLSGLREQNAQPSRLQHKLRLCFKDFSKKCLDALRRNKNLIGPDQRDYQRELERNYQRLTERLAPLIAWSGPSLGMQSITPTASSHWGDLNL
- the LOC124947329 gene encoding dedicator of cytokinesis protein 7 isoform X6, with protein sequence MLYLIHGKTLLKNRALVLCDSRMEGDVGVDIISSKECFTKTFIMSSVQRAFAHKLSKQHAADVRRQIAISTSYSRDLSKSGSSISGFSSTMSLCEVLEPLDYEEFLVQHQSVLDRDPLRPILDFPLGDVELRIVKRKIRTEEPIVPYELLDTVSPYVRRCIESFTSDWVMVHRKYKGRVSPIARDRLLQDTPRQDFEVDQEDTNCSGSPNEEEDLSNCGDTPRGSWASLDLRHSQHDPLLPSLLDRVCPETIDQMNEQKRSEDRQEALFPLYALPTSPDDEWQEISAAPEPSDPFSHKILVKCLQLKLELEVEPIFASLALYDAREKKKVSENFYVDMNSEGLKRMLGGHIVYSDASTLARSCVMSISKPSPDLFLVVRLEKVLQGDISECAEPYLREDKNKEKVKAAAVAACERLGRYRMPFAWTAIHLSGVIGGGGGDTDSTGSAGSLDRKSGGLEQWRKKVETPTRRGSLERRSSDKRRSWSPDDFANCLDTFRPITLTVSSFFKQESERLRDEDLYKLLVELRRPGSNLKRLKCIPGILKLDLSPRPEELPRCLDPDLRRLIPYPDEKSRPVKEILEFPSEVISPDLTYRNLLYVYPKEVNFSSRTGSARNITVRIQLMGGEQEADALTAIFGRSSCPEMTHECFTSVSYHNKNPNFYDEIKIRLPADLGAKHHLLFTFYHISCQKKAEQPNVETAVAYTWLPLLRDGHLQSGEFSLPAMLDPPPANYSYIAPDVLLPGTRWVDAHRGVFTVILEPVSSVHPQDKYIDRFLSLCGFLETGQVPPRIGEAGMESELKSALMELARASPSALVRSLPQLLDQLIALLVRPPTLPSQSLNVAATIFEALGLLVRNITNLPDGQVDAHGRHALLATYIAYQCSLPSTSQTPGVMRAQSNPDLPVEDLEMEVHSRGLDRTASMRQESPSINSQPSRRLLHEEIALHWVVSTGQARELAITHSWFFLELIVRSMVVTLSELGILEAPRKSRFSPQFCDDIATLAAALTSEVISRCGKENRVASNLVSSLGNFLSDLLSVMDRGFVLSLVRATCCSLSDASMHIPDSAALFALKLDLVRTVCSHEHYVALNLPFGTGYTSGSAPASPSPSTGSSGSLISTLVPGDRARFSELSQEFRQQHFLVGLVLSDLANTLEIPNPMLQNKAIGTIRYLMGCHDVDPRYSEPAAKARVAALYLPLLCIIMDALPQLYHWDSKDKSVYPDESGSITQSVALAIAGGASADTAGSQCRVSLSSEATRHLLMCALWILKGLERSALGQWCSELSSRRVLSILQVLNIATAAFEYKGKKALKRLPPQAAATSDIRSRLEDVILGQGSARSEMMLRRKERASGDKLRWRKDQMPYRSCEQPEGRAVEQDAHIEGALAAEASLVVLDTLEAVVQADGGGGAVVGAVLKVLLRALARNQSTSVLQHMFNTQRALVFKYHSALFDEESERCGDLCLTLLTRCSSPLSAIRSHAAASLYLLMRQNFEIGNNFARVKMQVTTSLSALVGRGRAPSEGALRRALKTVLVYAERDTELADTSFPEQVKDLLFNLHMILSDTVKMKEFQEDPEMLLDLMYRIAKGYQGSPDLRLTWLANMAQQHMERKNHTEAAMCLVHSAALVAEYLHLLEPGGGGRPVGAVALSPVTPNALEESAVGDDVLARREEGLCLGPDFSESGLAGLLEHAASSFQAAGMYEAIPDVYRVLLPIAEAAHDYKKLANIHGKLHEAYTRVEQLAGKRVFGTYFRVGFYGARFGDLAGEEFVYKEPTLTKLPEIFSRLENFYAERFGAENIVIIKDSNPVDPTKLEPDKAYVQITYVEPYFELHELRHRPTVFHRNFNIKRFVYATPFTPGGKAHGELREQCKRKTILTVATHFPYLKTRIRVVARKQIVLSPIEVAIEDIQKKTAEVAAATAQEPPDAKMLQMVLQGCIGTTVNQGPAEVAVVFLSGLREQNAQPSRLQHKLRLCFKDFSKKCLDALRRNKNLIGPDQRDYQRELERNYQRLTERLAPLIAWSGPSLGMQSITPTASSH
- the LOC124947329 gene encoding dedicator of cytokinesis protein 7 isoform X2 yields the protein MLYLIHGKTLLKNRALVLCDSRMEGDVGVDIISSKECFTKTFIMSSVQRAFAHKLSKQHAADVRRQIAISTSYSRDLSKSGSSISGFSSTMSLCEVLEPLDYEEFLVQHQSVLDRDPLRPILDFPLGDVELRIVKRKIRTEEPIVPYELLDTVSPYVRRCIESFTSDWVMVHRKYKGRVSPIARDRLLQDTPRQDFEVDQEDTNCSGSPNEEEDLSNCGDTPRGSWASLDLRHSQHDPLLPSLLDRVCPETIDQMNEQKRSEDRQEALFPLYALPTSPDDEWQEISAAPEPSDPFSHKILVKCLQLKLELEVEPIFASLALYDAREKKKVSENFYVDMNSEGLKRMLGGHIVYSDASTLARSCVMSISKPSPDLFLVVRLEKVLQGDISECAEPYLREDKNKEKVKAAAVAACERLGRYRMPFAWTAIHLSGVIGGGGGDTDSTGSAGSLDRKSGGLEQWRKKVETPTRRGSLERRSSDKRRSWSPDDFANCLDTFRPITLTVSSFFKQESERLRDEDLYKLLVELRRPGSNLKRLKCIPGILKLDLSPRPEELPRCLDPDLRRLIPYPDEKSRPVKEILEFPSEVISPDLTYRNLLYVYPKEVNFSSRTGSARNITVRIQLMGGEQEADALTAIFGRSSCPEMTHECFTSVSYHNKNPNFYDEIKIRLPADLGAKHHLLFTFYHISCQKKAEQPNVETAVAYTWLPLLRDGHLQSGEFSLPAMLDPPPANYSYIAPDVLLPGTRWVDAHRGVFTVILEPVSSVHPQDKYIDRFLSLCGFLETGQVPPRIGEAGMESELKSALMELARASPSALVRSLPQLLDQLIALLVRPPTLPSQSLNVAATIFEALGLLVRNITNLPDGQVDAHGRHALLATYIAYQCSLPSTSQTPGVMRAQSNPDLPVEDLEMEVHSRGLDRTASMRQESPSINSQPSRRLLHEEIALHWVVSTGQARELAITHSWFFLELIVRSMVVTLSELGILEAPRKSRFSPQFCDDIATLAAALTSEVISRCGKENRVASNLVSSLGNFLSDLLSVMDRGFVLSLVRATCCSLSDASMHIPDSAALFALKLDLVRTVCSHEHYVALNLPFGTGYTSGSAPASPSPSTGSSGSLISTLVPGDRARFSELSQEFRQQHFLVGLVLSDLANTLEIPNPMLQNKAIGTIRYLMGCHDVDPRYSEPAAKARVAALYLPLLCIIMDALPQLYHWDSKDKSVYPDESGSITQSVALAIAGGASADTAGSQCRVSLSSEATRHLLMCALWILKGLERSALGQWCSELSSRRVLSILQVLNIATAAFEYKGKKALKRLPPQAAATSDIRSRLEDVILGQGSARSEMMLRRKERASGDKLRWRKDQMPYRSCEQPEGRAVEQDAHIEGALAAEASLVVLDTLEAVVQADGGGGAVVGAVLKVLLRALARNQSTSVLQHMFNTQRALVFKYHSALFDEESERCGDLCLTLLTRCSSPLSAIRSHAAASLYLLMRQNFEIGNNFARVKMQVTTSLSALVGRGRAPSEGALRRALKTVLVYAERDTELADTSFPEQVKDLLFNLHMILSDTVKMKEFQEDPEMLLDLMYRIAKGYQGSPDLRLTWLANMAQQHMERKNHTEAAMCLVHSAALVAEYLHLLEPGGGGRPVGAVALSPVTPNALEESAVGDDVLARREEGLCLGPDFSESGLAGLLEHAASSFQAAGMYEAIPDVYRVLLPIAEAAHDYKKLANIHGKLHEAYTRVEQLAGKRVFGTYFRVGFYGARFGDLAGEEFVYKEPTLTKLPEIFSRLENFYAERFGAENIVIIKDSNPVDPTKLEPDKAYVQITYVEPYFELHELRHRPTVFHRNFNIKRFVYATPFTPGGKAHGELREQCKRKTILTVATHFPYLKTRIRVVARKQIVLSPIEVAIEDIQKKTAEVAAATAQEPPDAKMLQMVLQGCIGTTVNQGPAEVAVVFLSGLREQNAQPSRLQHKLRLCFKDFSKKCLDALRRNKNLIGPDQRDYQRELERNYQRLTERLAPLIAWSGPSLGMQSITPTASSHWCDIVVKYI